In Candidatus Neomarinimicrobiota bacterium, one genomic interval encodes:
- a CDS encoding SH3 domain-containing protein, producing MKKLILFLLLVPLVSFGQEYYVSAREGLNVREAPDAKAKKIETLLYGQKVTVEFETGIKLTINDFDQSSGDTKIIEGEWVKIEYAKTFYTILGDGDIHSDPYEIKKYEGYIFNGFLKEASFPQYIDENYIDFNSMDNIRLPEGTVVYFNEDDKAYDSNPSIIEYFKDVEKPKSLTSCYKYKSGILFSGIAYDIILSDPFYEINPINYSPKKYKSGPKIDIYIAEFKNGVLTGKQKRINPLEGIETEKIKIIDIDQIGVEKEIVVKYSDLTIEFGDLQEYVYVNDVAFFDLDGNRISDFPPFNFWVNNRESFLFDMNNKNKFLKIKYFPEYIKPMGQYGIQDKIHFFDSDCNLYDIVKEVEVIEDFNVKVKSYKNLLIGKWQSTDDENNFVEFTKDARIETYGDYEDTERYSISNSCKNGGEIESNKDNYISGWMSELCWYIISVDDKNLSLSFVGRGNTLNYKRIK from the coding sequence ATGAAAAAGCTAATTCTTTTTTTACTGTTGGTGCCGTTAGTTTCTTTTGGGCAGGAATATTATGTGTCTGCAAGGGAGGGGTTAAATGTTCGTGAGGCTCCTGATGCTAAAGCAAAGAAAATTGAAACACTTCTTTACGGTCAAAAAGTAACTGTAGAATTTGAAACAGGGATTAAATTGACAATAAATGATTTCGATCAAAGTTCAGGAGATACAAAAATTATTGAAGGTGAATGGGTAAAAATAGAATATGCAAAAACATTCTATACCATTCTTGGTGATGGAGATATTCACTCTGATCCTTATGAAATTAAAAAATATGAGGGATATATCTTTAACGGTTTTTTAAAAGAAGCCTCTTTCCCTCAGTATATAGATGAAAACTATATTGATTTTAATTCTATGGATAATATACGCCTCCCGGAAGGTACAGTTGTATATTTTAACGAAGATGATAAAGCTTATGACAGTAATCCCTCAATCATTGAATATTTTAAGGATGTTGAAAAACCAAAAAGTCTGACCAGTTGTTATAAATATAAATCAGGAATTTTATTTTCTGGAATAGCATATGATATTATTCTTTCTGACCCCTTTTACGAAATCAACCCCATCAATTATAGTCCAAAAAAATATAAGTCAGGTCCAAAAATTGATATTTACATCGCTGAGTTTAAAAATGGAGTATTGACTGGCAAACAAAAAAGAATTAACCCTTTAGAAGGAATTGAAACAGAAAAAATAAAAATCATAGATATAGATCAAATCGGTGTTGAAAAAGAAATTGTGGTTAAGTATTCTGATTTAACAATTGAATTTGGCGATTTACAAGAATATGTATATGTGAATGATGTAGCTTTTTTTGATCTTGATGGGAATAGAATCTCTGACTTCCCTCCTTTTAATTTTTGGGTAAATAATCGTGAGAGCTTTTTATTTGATATGAATAATAAAAATAAGTTCTTGAAAATTAAATATTTCCCAGAGTATATTAAACCAATGGGGCAATACGGGATTCAAGATAAAATTCATTTTTTTGATTCTGATTGTAATTTATATGATATTGTAAAAGAAGTTGAAGTAATAGAAGACTTTAATGTAAAAGTAAAATCTTATAAAAATCTGCTTATTGGTAAATGGCAAAGTACAGATGATGAAAATAATTTTGTAGAGTTTACGAAAGATGCAAGAATTGAAACATATGGTGATTATGAGGATACTGAAAGATATTCAATTTCTAATTCTTGTAAAAATGGTGGTGAAATAGAGTCTAATAAGGATAACTATATTTCTGGATGGATGAGTGAATTGTGTTGGTATATCATTTCAGTAGATGATAAAAATCTATCTCTTTCGTTTGTAGGTAGAGGAAATACGTTGAACTATAAAAGAATAAAATAA
- a CDS encoding tartrate dehydrogenase, with amino-acid sequence MKSYQIAIIAGDGIGKEVIPESIKVLEAIAAQCGFSFKFKNYDYGCEYHIKHGKMMPDDGLDQLRDSDSIFLGAVGYPGVPDHVSLWGLLIPIRRTFQQYVNLRPVRLLEGISSPLKNPGKVDFCIVRENNEGEYSSAGGKKYEGTENEVVIQESIFTKKGVDRVMKFAFELANKRRKKITSATKSNGIVHTMPFWDQRFQEIGKAYPQIEMNQFHIDILTAHFVQHPDWFDVVVASNLFGDILSDLGPAVVGGMGIAAGANINPECDYPSMFEPVHGSAPDIAGLNIANPIACFWTAKMMLDHLGVHEGANLLMEAIENNIKEGNILTRDLGGTASTQEVTIAIIDKILKK; translated from the coding sequence ATGAAATCTTACCAAATAGCTATCATAGCAGGAGACGGAATCGGAAAAGAAGTTATTCCAGAATCAATAAAAGTGTTGGAAGCTATAGCTGCCCAATGTGGTTTTTCCTTCAAGTTTAAGAATTATGACTACGGTTGTGAGTATCACATTAAACATGGCAAAATGATGCCCGATGATGGTTTAGACCAATTAAGAGATAGTGACAGTATATTTTTAGGAGCCGTAGGTTATCCAGGAGTTCCCGACCATGTTTCCTTATGGGGATTATTGATTCCAATTAGAAGAACTTTTCAGCAATATGTAAATCTTCGCCCAGTACGTCTTTTAGAGGGAATTTCATCCCCATTGAAAAATCCAGGCAAAGTGGACTTTTGCATCGTACGAGAAAATAATGAGGGAGAATATTCATCCGCTGGTGGCAAAAAATACGAAGGCACGGAAAATGAAGTGGTCATTCAAGAAAGTATTTTTACCAAAAAGGGTGTTGATAGAGTAATGAAGTTTGCTTTTGAATTGGCGAATAAGAGAAGAAAGAAAATTACAAGTGCCACAAAGTCCAATGGGATTGTCCATACAATGCCATTTTGGGACCAAAGATTTCAAGAAATTGGAAAGGCTTATCCTCAGATTGAAATGAACCAATTTCATATTGACATCCTAACAGCTCATTTTGTTCAGCATCCTGACTGGTTTGATGTAGTGGTTGCCAGCAATCTATTTGGGGATATTTTATCCGATTTAGGACCTGCTGTGGTCGGAGGAATGGGCATAGCCGCAGGTGCTAATATCAACCCAGAATGTGACTATCCAAGTATGTTTGAACCTGTACATGGAAGTGCTCCTGACATAGCAGGACTGAATATTGCTAACCCAATTGCTTGTTTCTGGACTGCCAAAATGATGCTTGACCATTTGGGTGTACATGAAGGTGCAAACTTGTTGATGGAGGCTATTGAAAATAACATAAAAGAGGGAAATATACTTACCAGAGATTTAGGAGGAACAGCATCTACTCAGGAGGTGACTATAGCTATTATCGATAAGATATTGAAAAAGTAA
- a CDS encoding alpha/beta hydrolase, translating to MFNQFKKFTVEIEGLLINYVIGGSGPAILLLHGYPQTHVMWHKVADQLAEHYTVVASDLRGYGDSDKPPTNETHTPYSKRASGNDQVKLMQLLGFNKFQLVGHDRGGRVGHRMALDHPNVIEKLVVMDIAPTYTMYTTTDMEFATAYYHWFFLIQPYDIPEKMIGQNPLYFLEKKIGQWGRDGSAFTKEAFNEYLRCLTPETIHASCEDYRASATIDIEHDQIDLDNGNKIKCPVLCLWGKKGFVGRKYDVIGEWSNWADSVQGYGINSGHYLPEETPEETLNALLKFLTK from the coding sequence ATGTTCAATCAATTTAAAAAATTTACTGTAGAGATTGAGGGATTATTAATCAATTATGTCATTGGAGGAAGCGGACCTGCAATTCTATTACTACATGGTTATCCTCAAACTCATGTGATGTGGCATAAAGTTGCTGACCAATTGGCAGAGCATTATACAGTTGTAGCAAGTGACCTAAGAGGCTATGGGGATAGTGATAAGCCACCCACCAACGAAACTCATACACCCTATTCAAAAAGGGCAAGCGGAAATGACCAGGTGAAGTTGATGCAATTATTAGGATTTAATAAATTTCAATTAGTGGGTCATGACCGAGGCGGTCGTGTAGGGCACAGGATGGCTTTGGACCATCCTAATGTGATTGAAAAATTGGTCGTTATGGACATTGCCCCCACTTATACTATGTACACGACGACCGATATGGAATTTGCAACGGCCTATTATCATTGGTTTTTCCTTATTCAACCTTATGATATACCAGAAAAAATGATTGGTCAAAATCCTCTGTATTTCTTAGAAAAAAAAATTGGACAATGGGGAAGAGATGGTAGTGCTTTTACCAAAGAGGCATTTAACGAATACCTTAGATGCCTGACACCCGAAACCATACATGCCAGTTGTGAAGATTACAGAGCATCCGCTACCATTGATATTGAGCATGACCAAATTGACTTAGACAATGGAAACAAAATAAAATGCCCTGTTCTTTGTCTTTGGGGTAAGAAGGGGTTTGTGGGAAGAAAATATGATGTGATTGGAGAATGGTCTAACTGGGCAGATTCTGTTCAGGGATATGGAATAAATTCTGGGCATTATTTGCCAGAAGAGACGCCTGAAGAAACATTAAATGCCTTGCTGAAATTTTTAACCAAATAG
- a CDS encoding antibiotic biosynthesis monooxygenase, translated as MNRFKIAIGRESDFEDIWKNRDTHLDDVNGFQKFNLLKGSTNDEYTLYNSHSTWNSKSDFENWKKSEAFRRAHSGGGQHQGIYLGHPEFEGFEVIL; from the coding sequence ATGAACCGATTTAAGATTGCAATTGGTAGAGAATCTGATTTTGAAGATATTTGGAAAAATAGAGATACCCATCTTGATGATGTAAATGGTTTTCAAAAATTCAATCTATTAAAAGGTTCAACCAATGATGAGTATACTTTGTATAACTCCCATAGTACATGGAACTCTAAATCTGATTTTGAAAATTGGAAAAAATCAGAAGCATTTAGAAGAGCACATAGTGGTGGCGGACAGCATCAAGGTATTTATTTAGGTCACCCTGAATTTGAAGGATTTGAAGTCATTCTTTGA
- a CDS encoding peptidylprolyl isomerase gives MRRYISLLLFIGLAWGQALHFKNNEWNYKDGKYRDVAVISTQFGDMVVEFYPDIAPMHVESFTILAKEGYFDGTTFHRLIPGFLIQGGDPNSKDDNRMNDGTGGRAGKYFGIGRENDPDTWLIPGEFNDKLHVRGTLSMARTHSIPNSASSQFFVCHAAAPQLDKQYTVFAQVIKGLEVIDKIANANRPKKENPSYQGPDGDNPYEKIEMTVKMMKHSEAIKEPIVYNEYTFEITDLSNVDSTYKAEDFFKNATVYDDKAAGQATRKFSIVVYKNGEVFQNIKTPFDMEIDIPFASRFFTVEDVNFDGYEDFYFTDYMGMVNISFIIYLYNSTSEKFEINEDYRSITSPRFDIDHQIIKSFTRGNAAYHESEIYIVLNDKLTRISKIIDDVRSNEYEYIIYDGEKEVAVNESLSKVKLNIAFFKTQKFNVIIDLLDNSNYRYASWSASKNLRNTPDLILKNGVKQETENEISYKFKKGEFSYVCIFNKLTSDGQLKVFQNKKELVKQEASVFIVPNEVKPYEGNKHKITLDIKNNLKD, from the coding sequence ATGCGTAGATATATATCATTACTACTTTTTATTGGCTTGGCTTGGGGGCAAGCTCTACACTTTAAGAATAACGAATGGAATTACAAGGATGGGAAATATAGAGATGTTGCTGTTATTTCTACGCAATTTGGCGATATGGTAGTAGAGTTTTACCCAGACATTGCTCCAATGCATGTTGAAAGTTTTACAATCTTAGCTAAAGAAGGATACTTTGATGGAACAACCTTTCATCGGCTTATTCCAGGATTTCTTATTCAAGGTGGCGACCCTAATTCAAAAGATGATAATAGAATGAATGATGGGACGGGTGGACGAGCAGGTAAATATTTTGGTATTGGTCGTGAGAATGATCCAGATACTTGGTTGATACCTGGAGAATTTAATGATAAGCTACATGTAAGAGGTACTTTGTCAATGGCTAGAACGCACTCGATTCCCAACAGCGCATCCAGTCAATTTTTTGTCTGTCATGCGGCAGCACCTCAACTTGATAAACAATACACAGTATTTGCTCAAGTAATTAAGGGTTTAGAGGTTATTGATAAAATTGCAAACGCAAATCGTCCAAAAAAAGAGAACCCAAGCTATCAAGGTCCTGATGGTGATAACCCATATGAAAAAATAGAAATGACCGTAAAGATGATGAAACACAGTGAGGCAATTAAAGAACCAATTGTTTACAATGAATATACTTTTGAAATAACAGATTTGTCGAATGTTGATTCAACATATAAAGCAGAAGATTTTTTTAAAAATGCTACTGTATATGATGACAAAGCAGCTGGTCAAGCTACTCGAAAATTTTCTATTGTAGTTTATAAAAATGGCGAGGTATTTCAAAATATAAAAACTCCTTTTGATATGGAGATAGATATTCCTTTTGCAAGCCGATTTTTCACGGTTGAAGATGTTAATTTCGATGGATATGAAGATTTTTATTTCACTGATTATATGGGAATGGTGAATATCTCCTTTATTATCTATCTATACAATTCAACTTCTGAGAAGTTTGAGATAAATGAAGATTATCGTTCTATTACTTCACCTCGATTTGATATTGATCATCAAATCATCAAATCCTTTACTCGTGGAAATGCAGCTTATCATGAATCTGAGATTTATATTGTTTTAAATGATAAACTAACTCGTATCTCAAAGATTATAGATGATGTGAGAAGTAATGAATATGAATATATTATTTACGATGGGGAAAAAGAAGTTGCTGTAAATGAATCATTAAGTAAAGTTAAATTAAATATTGCTTTTTTTAAAACTCAAAAATTTAATGTAATAATTGATCTACTTGATAATAGTAATTATAGATATGCATCGTGGAGTGCATCAAAAAATTTAAGAAACACCCCTGATTTGATTCTTAAAAATGGAGTTAAACAAGAAACAGAGAATGAAATATCTTATAAATTTAAAAAGGGAGAATTTAGTTATGTGTGTATTTTTAATAAGTTAACTTCTGACGGACAACTAAAGGTTTTTCAAAATAAAAAGGAATTAGTAAAACAAGAAGCAAGCGTTTTCATAGTACCAAATGAAGTGAAACCCTATGAAGGTAATAAACACAAGATAACACTTGATATAAAGAATAATTTGAAAGATTGA